A region of Anopheles merus strain MAF chromosome 2R, AmerM5.1, whole genome shotgun sequence DNA encodes the following proteins:
- the LOC121590413 gene encoding formylglycine-generating enzyme: MEQTNRCGLFFLFLSCSLVFKLTNGDCGCNKLKRNAEGEEQPKERVIFPADATQHSPSDGADRRPESLLDLVEHSKRFEDMSLIPGGEYVIGTNEPIFVKDRESPARPATIRDFYLDQYEVSNAQFKAFVDQTGYVTEAEKFGDSFVFQQLLSEAVRQQYEDFRVAAAPWWYKVRGASWQHPEGDVSRDISDRLDHPVVHVSWNDAVAYCAWKGKRLPTEAEWEAACRGGRKQKLFPWGNKLMPKERHMMNIWQGEFPDSNLREDGYETTCPVTSFRQNPFELYNIVGNVWEWTADLWDAKDAAIERKPGSDPPNRVKKGGSYLCHESYCYRYRCAARSQNTEDSSAGNLGFRCAADAN; this comes from the coding sequence ATGGAGCAAACGAATCGGTGTGGCctgtttttcttatttttaagCTGCAGTTTAGTGTTTAAGCTCACAAACGGTGACTGTGGATGCAACAAGCTGAAACGCAATGCGGAGGGCGAAGAGCAGCCCAAGGAACGCGTCATCTTCCCGGCCGATGCAACACAACACTCCCCCTCCGATGGGGCGGACCGTCGTCCGGAGAGCTTGCTCGATCTGGTGGAACATTCCAAGCGGTTCGAAGACATGAGCCTTATCCCAGGAGGTGAATATGTAATCGGCACGAATGAACCTATCTTCGTTAAGGATCGCGAATCACCGGCCCGGCCCGCGACGATCCGCGACTTTTACCTGGACCAGTACGAAGTCTCCAACGCACAGTTCAAGGCATTCGTCGACCAGACGGGCTACGTCACGGAGGCGGAAAAGTTTGGCGACAGCTTCGTCTTCCAGCAACTGCTCAGCGAAGCGGTGCGACAGCAGTACGAAGATTTCCGCGTTGCGGCGGCGCCCTGGTGGTACAAGGTACGCGGAGCCTCCTGGCAGCATCCGGAAGGTGATGTGTCACGTGATATAAGCGACCGATTGGACCACCCGGTGGTGCACGTGTCCTGGAACGATGCGGTCGCGTACTGCGCCTGGAAAGGGAAGCGCCTGCCGACGGAAGCGGAGTGGGAAGCGGCCTGCCGGGGCGGTCGCAAGCAGAAGCTGTTCCCCTGGGGCAACAAGCTGATGCCGAAGGAGCGGCACATGATGAACATATGGCAGGGCGAGTTCCCGGACAGCAATCTGAGGGAGGATGGCTACGAGACCACCTGCCCGGTGACGTCCTTCCGCCAGAACCCGTTCGAGCTGTACAACATCGTTGGCAACGTGTGGGAGTGGACGGCGGATCTGTGGGACGCGAAGGATGCGGCCATCGAGCGCAAGCCGGGCAGCGATCCACCGAATCGGGTGAAAAAGGGCGGCTCGTACTTGTGCCACGAATCGTACTGCTATCGCTATCGCTGTGCCGCTCGATCGCAGAACACCGAGGACAGTTCGGCGGGCAATCTGGGCTTCCGGTGCGCTGCCGATGCTAACTGA
- the LOC121603750 gene encoding UPF0547 protein C16orf87-like, with protein MVKTRMITKHCPECEVQVAIASKKCSCGHVFSMRQSSAAVYEPPSRTKAGKRKAAQAASASSSDGRKGSGQVQRRRTSRVRREKPNYYDSLQYEKKKKKTKKSSKSSLFKGKDAKQTQLITAKDTQAARANRHANRRAKKEEIDGGGDLAAKLPLDKQEVAAIILSEINRKIGSVVWTQP; from the exons ATGGTAAAAACTCGAATGATTACCAAACATTGTCCAGAGTGTGAGGTGCAGGTGGCGATTGCGTCGAAGAAATGTTCCTGCGGCCACGTGTTCAGCATGCGGCAGTCCAGCGCGGCCGTGTACGAGCCGCCGTCCCGCACCAAAGCGGGCAAGCGGAAGGCGGCCCAAGCAGCGTCCGCCAGCTCGAGCGATGGGCGCAAGGGCTCCGGGCAGGTGCAGCGCCGCCGGACCAGCCGGGTCCGGCGCGAAAAGCCCAACTACTACGACTCCCTGCAGtacgagaagaagaagaagaaaacgaag AAATCCTCAAAATCGTCCCTTTTCAAAGGGAAAGATGCTAAGCAAACGCAACTGATAACGGCCAAGGATACGCAGGCAGCAAGAGCCAACCGGCACGCGAACCGTCGGGCGAAGAAGGAAGAGATCGACGGTGGCGGGGATCTGGCTGCAAA ACTGCCGCTCGACAAGCAGGAAGTAGCCGCTATAATTTTATCGGAAATTAATCGTAAAATCGGTTCCGTCGTGTGGACGCAACCCTAG
- the LOC121603747 gene encoding TRAF3-interacting protein 1, with product MASELDATVLKRTQSSLGKFVKRPALTEKLLRKPPFRFLHDIVHAIIREHGSLDGLYTADELNSDNIKDRDSKMAFLQKLIDVVKLITGRELKVRPSKIVAGLEPERTNELLQALASILEEKLSTTEIVRHYLGDNPTTTNGVNGSGPNAGPETNGTKGETREEGKKSKQERVKEKPKENEATAVDPRRKDKNGKMKEKEVLKNGTTVKQVEKAKTKQNGTKVQPNDSAKKKSDKPSKGKEKEKTVKRISSIPEEPQPPAVPEKVTPARPEATANGTESMVNGGNAPESRKRRDSIKEFGEPVTLSDANGEASGEEEHEKRRQQPGSNSSSRRSSLKKQNSLTPSENNALSEMNQFNGLQSSLSRQDSNGALVGQDALAGPDDVAATSDGSSQQRMAEVTVTVAAPVESKASAVKPPMHRQQSVETVMRPRTSLRPPSVRPPSARPGAPRRKEKNVEVILQPNETQKLGEINVKMEVFNSELLDDDGENLIVIEDPTTVSEGLVYGRAGESPGGAADETALLQSAEQEEQQGHLVQQILETQKEFSTHTGTDSELLRKADMEWTAGQRQSSARQMESLRESIQKLTRSVNPLGKLMDFIQEDIDSMERELASWQQIYTQSMVELNKERSATENAIEPLKQQLSQIEVNIKEYRDMIDTTRANILQNEAKIERLYMTEI from the exons ATGGCATCCGAGCTGGATGCGACCGTTTTGAAAAGAACCCAAAGTTCCCTCGGCAAGTTTGTGAAGCGACCCGCGCTGACGGAAAAGTTGCTACGAAAACCACCGTTCCGGTTTCTTCACGACATTGTGCACGCG ATCATTCGGGAGCATGGATCGCTGGACGGGCTGTACACGGCGGACGAACTGAACTCGGACAACATTAAGGATCGGGACTCGAAAATGGCGTTCCTACAGAAGCTCATCGATGTCGTTA AATTGATAACTGGCCGTGAGCTAAAAGTTCGTCCTTCGAAAATTGTTGCCGGGCTGGAACCGGAACGTACCAACGAGTTGCTGCAGGCGCTGGCAAGCATATTGGAGGAGAAACTAAGCACAACCGAAATAGTGCGACACTATTTAGGCGACAATCCAACAACGACCAATGGAGTCAATGGCTCTGGCCCGAACGCCGGGCCGGAAACAAATGGCACCAAAGGGGAAACACGCGAGGAAGGTAAAAAATCCAAACAAGAAAGGGTGAAAGAAAAGCCTAAAGAGAATGAAGCAACAGCGGTGGATCCAAGACGAAAGGATAAGAATGGtaaaatgaaggaaaaggaAGTGCTTAAGAATGGCACAACCGTTAAGCAGGTGGAAAAggcaaaaacgaaacaaaatggtACAAAAGTGCAGCCTAACGATTCCGCCAAAAAGAAGAGCGACAAACCGAGCAAAGGaaaggagaaagagaaaacggTCAAACGTATCTCCTCCATCCCGGAGGAACCGCAACCACCGGCTGTGCCGGAAAAGGTGACACCAGCGCGACCGGAAGCGACAGCGAACGGCACCGAATCGATGGTAAACGGTGGAAATGCCCCGGAAAGCCGGAAGCGAAGAGATTCAATCAAAGAGTTCGGCGAGCCGGTGACACTGTCCGACGCCAATGGTGAGGCATCGGGTGAGGAGGAGCACGAGAAGCGCAGACAgcagcccggcagcaacagcagcagccgacgATCGTCActgaaaaagcaaaacagcttAACGCCTAGCGAAAACAACGCCCTCTCGGAGATGAACCAGTTTAATGGGCTGCAAAGCTCGCTCAGCAGACAGGACAGCAACGGTGCACTGGTCGGGCAGGATGCACTGGCCGGGCCGGATGACGTAGCTGCCACCTCGGACGGGTCGTCCCAGCAGCGGATGGCAGAAGTTACGGTAACAGTTGCGGCACCGGTTGAGTCGAAAGCGTCCGCAGTGAAACCTCCGATGCATCGCCAGCAGTCGGTCGAGACGGTGATGAGACCACGGACCAGCTTGAGACCGCCGAGCGTGAGGCCACCGTCGGCCCGGCCCGGTGCGCCGCGCCGGAAAGAAAAGAACGTCGAGGTCATACTGCAGCCGAACGAGACGCAAAAGCTGGGCGAAATCAACGTAAAGATGGAAGTGTTCAACAGCGAGCTGCTGGACGACGATGGGGAGAACTTGATCGTGATCGAGGATCCGACCACCGTGTCCGAAGGGCTCGTGTACGGCAGGGCGGGCGAATCGCCGGGCGGAGCGGCCGACGAGACGGCACTGCTGCAGTCCGCCGAGCAGGAGGAGCAGCAGGGCCATCTGGTGCAGCAGATACTGGAAACGCAGAAGGAGTTCTCCACACACACCGGCACGGACAGCGAGCTGCTAAGGAAGGCGGATATG GAATGGACCGCCGGGCAGCGGCAATCGTCCGCCAGACAGATGGAGTCGCTGCGTGAATCCATCCAGAAGCTGACGCGCTCCGTTAATCCGCTCGGGAAGTTGATGGATTTCATCCAGGAGGACATCGATTCGATGGAGCGTGAGCTGGCCAGCTGGCAACAGATCTACACCCAATCCATGGTGGAGCTAAACAAGGAGCGAAG TGCCACGGAGAACGCCATCGAACCGCTCAAACAGCAGTTGTCGCAAATCGAAGTCAACATCAAAGAGTACCGCGACATGATCGACACCACGCGGGCCAACATACTGCAGAACGAGGCCAAGATCGAGCGGCTGTACATGACGGAAATTTAG
- the LOC121603749 gene encoding uncharacterized protein LOC121603749 isoform X1, whose amino-acid sequence MSLETMSDLRKKYKNWRSYVKFVKLVSDAGMEDETMFGEKQSIRDSARSLKKYGSISGGSRSPAALQPTDALIRHDVERTDTLQGLALKYGCSMEQIRRVNRLLPTDTIFLRPFLMVPVAKDSPHYPKDPEAIIRPNALTSASRMPSGGSASTSSSIISNNNNNSISSDGNGYSMGDESPLVSPEEESRKNLEEFLGKIDSSIASTRKCIAEVQRNSDFVTSSQSDDNLFFSSSSGGVGSGSGSSGYYSKPRAYSNASSSSSISSYQQYHYHVPGNSAQHVGAGGSGANSHHHKRQSSSGSAASDTNQLIVMTQGKRVQSSLQKLERQQDELFEL is encoded by the exons ATGAGCCTCGAAACCATGAGCGATCTGAGGAAAAAGTACAAAAACTGGAGATCTTACGTGAAG TTTGTAAAGCTAGTGTCGGACGCCGGAATGGAAGATGAAACCATGTTTGGCGAGAAGCAATCGATACGGGACTCGGCCCGCTCGCTCAAGAAGTACGGCAGCATATCCGGCGGAAGCCGCAGCCCGGCCGCCCTGCAGCCGACCGACGCACTGATACGGCACGACGTCGAGCGGACCGACACCCTGCAGGGTCTTGCCCTGAAGTACGGATGTAGT ATGGAACAAATTAGGCGAGTAAATAGGTTACTGCCCACGGATACCATCTTCCTGCGGCCGTTCCTGATGGTACCGGTGGCGAAAGATTCACCCCACTATCCTAAGGACCCGGAAGCAATCATACGTCCAAATGCGCTGACCAGCGCCAGCCGGATGCCGTCCGGGGGAAGTGctagcaccagcagcagcatcattagcaacaacaacaacaacagtatcAGCTCGGACGGTAACGGATACTCGATGGGCGACGAATCGCCGCTCGTCTCGCCCGAGGAGGAAAGTCGCAAGAATCTGGAAGAGTTTCTCGGCAAAATCGACAGCTCGATCGCGTCCACCCGGAAGTGCATTGCGGAGGTGCAGCGAAACAGCGACTTTGTCACGAGCAGCCAGAGCGACGACAATCTGTTCTTCTCGTCCTCGTCCGGCGGGGTCGGCAGTGGGAGCGGCAGCAGTGGGTACTACTCCAAACCGCGTGCCTATTCGAACgcatcgtcctcgtcgtcgatCTCGTCCTACCAGCAGTACCACTATCACGTACCCGGCAACAGTGCGCAGCATGTCGGCGCGGGTGGTAGCGGAGCGAACAGCCACCACCACAAGCGCCAGAGCTCCTCTGGCAGTGCGGCGTCCGATACGAACCAGCTGATCGTGATGACGCAGGGCAAGCGGGTGCAAAGTTCCCTCCAGAAGCTGGAGCGCCAGCAGGACGAGCTGTTCGAGTTGTAG
- the LOC121603749 gene encoding uncharacterized protein LOC121603749 isoform X2 — MEDETMFGEKQSIRDSARSLKKYGSISGGSRSPAALQPTDALIRHDVERTDTLQGLALKYGCSMEQIRRVNRLLPTDTIFLRPFLMVPVAKDSPHYPKDPEAIIRPNALTSASRMPSGGSASTSSSIISNNNNNSISSDGNGYSMGDESPLVSPEEESRKNLEEFLGKIDSSIASTRKCIAEVQRNSDFVTSSQSDDNLFFSSSSGGVGSGSGSSGYYSKPRAYSNASSSSSISSYQQYHYHVPGNSAQHVGAGGSGANSHHHKRQSSSGSAASDTNQLIVMTQGKRVQSSLQKLERQQDELFEL, encoded by the exons ATGGAAGATGAAACCATGTTTGGCGAGAAGCAATCGATACGGGACTCGGCCCGCTCGCTCAAGAAGTACGGCAGCATATCCGGCGGAAGCCGCAGCCCGGCCGCCCTGCAGCCGACCGACGCACTGATACGGCACGACGTCGAGCGGACCGACACCCTGCAGGGTCTTGCCCTGAAGTACGGATGTAGT ATGGAACAAATTAGGCGAGTAAATAGGTTACTGCCCACGGATACCATCTTCCTGCGGCCGTTCCTGATGGTACCGGTGGCGAAAGATTCACCCCACTATCCTAAGGACCCGGAAGCAATCATACGTCCAAATGCGCTGACCAGCGCCAGCCGGATGCCGTCCGGGGGAAGTGctagcaccagcagcagcatcattagcaacaacaacaacaacagtatcAGCTCGGACGGTAACGGATACTCGATGGGCGACGAATCGCCGCTCGTCTCGCCCGAGGAGGAAAGTCGCAAGAATCTGGAAGAGTTTCTCGGCAAAATCGACAGCTCGATCGCGTCCACCCGGAAGTGCATTGCGGAGGTGCAGCGAAACAGCGACTTTGTCACGAGCAGCCAGAGCGACGACAATCTGTTCTTCTCGTCCTCGTCCGGCGGGGTCGGCAGTGGGAGCGGCAGCAGTGGGTACTACTCCAAACCGCGTGCCTATTCGAACgcatcgtcctcgtcgtcgatCTCGTCCTACCAGCAGTACCACTATCACGTACCCGGCAACAGTGCGCAGCATGTCGGCGCGGGTGGTAGCGGAGCGAACAGCCACCACCACAAGCGCCAGAGCTCCTCTGGCAGTGCGGCGTCCGATACGAACCAGCTGATCGTGATGACGCAGGGCAAGCGGGTGCAAAGTTCCCTCCAGAAGCTGGAGCGCCAGCAGGACGAGCTGTTCGAGTTGTAG
- the LOC121603748 gene encoding uncharacterized protein LOC121603748: MHSYRANVNRKHCAYFRCNNNSVSTPGITFFGFPKPFDRCETWMKFAGVPHELLENKRYRYLCERHFADIYLCRSQRRTLLLGNAVPYPFDQSIVTDCDASEGTVEVYEMESDGTLAKVPSRPLDDNEGAESTDMEQTSETDTEALGSPTVTVVRSSTSEELQEVDTVPDAKKVPQKEEPKPEAVSSAGGSLKQKLVASKIAEMKVKVRNAAAAGAITPNREAAGKTVVLNGKTIRLVPIQFRNIMHKQSETDPEVTIVDNDHADGYKPEDAAGEAPNAPKNVKSPVSSSTNSHDEPVEGREDEPAESSAGAQQPTERDDKISEFIFKGEEYVQMPKAHFVGKLSKLEQRVAHYESVIRNMRSILDRASPFGSTDG, from the exons ATGCACTCGTACCGGGCGAACGTGAATCGCAAACACTGTGCGTACTTCCGGTGCAACAACAACTCGGTGTCCACTCCCGGGATCACGTTCTTCGGCTTCCCGAAACCGTTCGACCGCTGCGAGACGTGGATGAAGTTTGCGGGCGTGCCGCACGAGCTGCTCGAGAACAAGCGGTACCGGTACCTGTGCGAGCGCCACTTTGCCGACATCTATCTGTGCCGCAGCCAGCGACggacgctgctgctgggcaATGCGGTGCCCTACCCGTTCGACCAGTCGATCGTGACGGATTGCGACGCGTCCGAGGGAACGGTCGAAGTGTACGAGATGGAGTCGGACGGGACGCTCGCGAAAGTGCCTTCGCGGCCGCTTGACG ACAACGAGGGCGCCGAGTCGACGGACATGGAGCAGACCAGTGAGACGGACACGGAAGCGTTAGGCTCCCCCACGGTGACCGTCGTTCGCTCCAGCACTTCCGAGGAGCTGCAGGAGGTGGATACCGTGCCGGATGCGAAGAAAGTCCCCCAGAAGGAAGAACCGAAACCGGAAGCTGTTTCGTCGGCCGGCGGCAGTCTCAAGCAGAAGCTGGTCGCCTCGAAGATAGCGGAGATGAAGGTGAAGGTGCGGaacgccgctgctgccggtgcGATCACACCCAACCGGGAGGCCGCCGGCAAGACGGTGGTGCTGAACGGCAAAACGATACGCCTGGTGCCGATCCAATTCCGCAACATCATGCACAAACAGTCGGAAACGGACCCGGAGGTGACGATCGTCGACAACGACCACGCGGACGGGTACAAGCCGGAAGATGCTGCCGGCGAGGCGCCGAACGCCCCCAAGAATGTGAAATCTCCGGTGTCGTCATCCACGAACTCGCACGACGAACCCGTTGAAGGGCGGGAAGATGAGCCGGCGGAGAGCAGCGCCGGGGCCCAGCAGCCGACGGAGCGGGACGACAAAATCAGCGAATTCATCTTCAAAGGCGAAGAGTACGTGCAGATGCCGAAGGCGCACTTCGTCGgcaagctcagcaagctcgagCAGCGGGTGGCGCACTACGAAAGCGTCATCAGGAACATGCGCTCCATACTCGACCGCGCCAGTCCCTTCGGTTCAACGGACGGTTGA